Proteins from a single region of Budorcas taxicolor isolate Tak-1 chromosome 11, Takin1.1, whole genome shotgun sequence:
- the DNAJC5G gene encoding dnaJ homolog subfamily C member 5G, with product MAHVDEAARQLSKSGSTLYAVLELKKGASPEDVKKAYRRLALKYHPDKNPGNAQAAEIFKEINTAHAVLSDPKKRKIYDRHGSLGIYIYDHFGEEGVTYYFTMNSCWFKTLVLLCALLTCCCCCCCCCFCCGALKPPPEEATNKKYASNVQHQPPRSGRREHFRRGEDGSSDDN from the exons ATGGCTCATGTGGACGAGGCTGCCCGCCAGTTGTCCAAGTCTGGGTCAACCCTCTATGCAGTGCTGGAGCTTAAGAAGGGTGCCTCACCTGAAGACGTCAAGAAGGCCTACAG GAGACTGGCCTTGAAGTATCATCCAGACAAGAATCCAGGGAATGCTCAAGCAGCAGAAATCTTCAAGGAGATCAACACAGCCCACGCTGTACTGAGTGACCCTAAGAAGCGGAAAATTTATGACCGGCATGGCTCattgggaatatatatatacgATCACTTTGGCGAAGAAGGCGTCACATACTATTTTACAATGAATAGTTGTTGGTTTAAG ACACTTGTCCTCTTGTGTGCTCTGCTcacctgttgctgttgttgctgctgctgctgcttttgctgTGGAGCACTTAAGCCACCACCTGAGGAAGCAACTAACAAAAAATATGCGTCAAATGTCCAGCATCAGCCTCCAAGGTCAG GACGCAGAGAACATTTTAGAAGAGGGGAAGATGGTTCTAGTGATGATAATTAG